A region of Desulfovibrio sp. TomC DNA encodes the following proteins:
- a CDS encoding (2Fe-2S) ferredoxin domain-containing protein codes for MKHEIVICMGSSCFARGNRKHLLMIEQYLADHGLTESVVLTGSRCEDQCRCGPNIRIDGQLYGEISGERLLELLSRHLAG; via the coding sequence ATGAAACATGAGATCGTCATCTGCATGGGCAGTTCGTGTTTCGCCAGAGGCAACCGCAAACACCTGCTCATGATCGAACAGTATCTGGCCGACCACGGGCTGACCGAATCCGTTGTCCTGACCGGTTCGCGTTGTGAGGACCAATGCCGTTGCGGCCCCAACATCCGCATCGACGGCCAACTCTACGGCGAAATCAGCGGCGAACGCCTGCTCGAACTCTTAAGCCGCCATCTGGCCGGCTGA
- a CDS encoding DUF2325 domain-containing protein gives MERKTLFENAEFACPIVGTCLTLSELRRICRKFGDAVPENASDYEAHVFLVGQAKIAGSPAVKYLQKYLDKKYRRELRAFWKTEDEAALRRLWRDRADAGDVPGPFWALMSHPTASDGLLRDVYGEIHMLSHRVGAANRADLSKLAHLEDKLTEVTAALEDSKVVLRQAVSVWKTRCRQAMEELAAERGKRRSAERERISLRQAIENSAVAAVSRERDVLRDQLLEVSDRLASTEAEAARQALLLERMHADLHRTRQELADRDSEVAALEASLFSALGDAAAAHAAHAEHHQGELAGLDDQMGGHCQGNPACTGGCAADPAACKCRAALQRGLPVDTAITGKRVLYVGGRSSLVAHYKVLAEKFGCELLHHDGGREQSSHRLWELLGSADAVVCPVDCVSHEACSLVKQACKGCLKPLILARSSGLSSLARSLAELGAPAQ, from the coding sequence ATGGAACGCAAGACCCTGTTTGAGAATGCCGAGTTTGCCTGCCCCATCGTCGGCACCTGCCTGACCCTGTCCGAACTGCGCCGGATCTGCCGCAAATTCGGCGACGCCGTGCCGGAAAACGCCTCGGACTACGAGGCCCACGTGTTTTTGGTGGGCCAGGCCAAGATCGCAGGCAGCCCTGCGGTCAAATACCTGCAAAAATACCTCGATAAGAAATACCGCCGGGAACTGCGCGCCTTTTGGAAAACCGAAGACGAGGCCGCATTGCGGCGGCTGTGGCGCGACCGGGCCGATGCCGGCGACGTGCCCGGGCCGTTCTGGGCGCTGATGTCCCACCCGACGGCCAGCGACGGCCTCCTGCGCGATGTCTACGGCGAAATACACATGCTCTCCCACCGGGTGGGCGCGGCCAACCGGGCCGACCTGTCCAAGCTCGCGCACCTGGAGGACAAGCTGACCGAAGTGACCGCCGCTCTGGAGGATAGCAAAGTCGTGCTGCGCCAGGCCGTGTCGGTCTGGAAAACCCGCTGCCGCCAGGCCATGGAAGAACTGGCGGCCGAACGGGGCAAGCGCCGCAGCGCCGAACGCGAACGCATCTCCCTGCGCCAGGCCATTGAAAATTCCGCGGTCGCGGCCGTGAGCCGGGAGCGCGACGTCCTGCGCGACCAACTCCTGGAAGTGTCCGACCGTTTGGCGTCCACCGAGGCCGAAGCCGCCAGGCAAGCCCTGCTCCTTGAGCGCATGCACGCCGATCTGCACAGGACCCGGCAGGAACTGGCCGACCGCGACAGCGAAGTGGCCGCCCTGGAAGCCTCGCTCTTTTCCGCCCTGGGCGACGCCGCCGCCGCCCACGCCGCCCATGCCGAGCACCACCAAGGCGAATTGGCCGGCCTGGACGACCAGATGGGCGGCCATTGCCAGGGCAACCCCGCCTGCACCGGCGGGTGCGCCGCCGACCCGGCCGCCTGCAAATGCCGGGCGGCCCTGCAGCGCGGCCTGCCCGTGGACACCGCCATCACCGGCAAACGGGTCCTCTACGTGGGCGGCCGGTCGTCGCTTGTGGCCCATTACAAGGTCCTGGCCGAGAAATTCGGCTGCGAACTGCTCCACCACGACGGCGGCCGGGAACAGTCCTCCCACCGGTTGTGGGAACTGCTCGGCTCGGCCGACGCCGTGGTCTGCCCCGTGGACTGCGTCAGCCACGAGGCCTGCTCGCTGGTCAAACAAGCCTGCAAAGGATGTCTCAAACCCTTGATCCTGGCCCGATCCTCGGGGCTTTCCAGCCTCGCCCGCTCCCTGGCCGAACTTGGCGCGCCGGCGCAGTAG
- a CDS encoding RidA family protein, with amino-acid sequence MTPRRNISSGSKWEPLLGYSRAVVAGNTVYVSGTVGAAADGTIPDGAYAQTVRALEIIRDALAQAGADMTNVVRTRLFLADMGDFDAVAKAHGEVFGDIRPATTIVEVAKLVDAAFLVEVEALAVI; translated from the coding sequence ATGACCCCTCGCCGCAATATTTCCTCCGGCTCCAAATGGGAACCGCTTTTGGGCTATTCCCGGGCCGTCGTGGCCGGCAACACCGTCTACGTCTCCGGCACGGTCGGCGCTGCGGCCGACGGCACCATCCCGGACGGGGCCTATGCCCAGACCGTGCGCGCCCTGGAAATCATCCGCGACGCCCTGGCCCAGGCCGGCGCGGACATGACCAATGTCGTGCGGACCCGGCTGTTTTTGGCCGACATGGGCGATTTCGACGCCGTGGCCAAGGCCCATGGCGAGGTGTTCGGCGACATCCGCCCGGCCACCACCATCGTCGAAGTGGCCAAGCTCGTGGACGCCGCCTTCCTGGTCGAAGTCGAGGCGTTGGCTGTTATCTAG